Proteins from a genomic interval of Actinoalloteichus hymeniacidonis:
- a CDS encoding helix-turn-helix domain-containing protein: protein MLLGMGRPRSAQLRTPGARSLGAAVKAARTAAGHSTRALGRRLGKSAAWVLMLERGEVVFTPELVTAVANALELPTPEREALARRADDIGMSPWTPSTDLPGQLTTLVGYEREAVQINEITRIIPGLLQTEQYARAMISTSERYDQDDLVRIRMERQQVLTCSTAPFYLVILDESALQRPIAGHEAMAKQMAHLATMAELSNVDVRVIPNSAGVYPGMSAQFTVLEFEDSDPVVYVELLATATWLDKPNDTAPYAPALKRLRSQAMSSAESVNLMISYQRYHERKAAE from the coding sequence ATGCTGCTCGGCATGGGAAGACCGCGTAGCGCTCAGCTGCGAACGCCCGGTGCTCGATCGCTTGGTGCAGCGGTGAAGGCTGCGCGCACGGCGGCAGGTCATTCCACCCGCGCCCTGGGTCGCCGATTGGGCAAGTCCGCTGCGTGGGTGCTCATGCTGGAACGTGGTGAAGTGGTCTTCACCCCAGAGCTGGTGACAGCAGTTGCCAACGCACTCGAACTGCCGACCCCGGAACGCGAGGCGCTGGCCCGGCGGGCGGACGACATCGGCATGTCTCCGTGGACGCCAAGCACGGACCTCCCCGGTCAGTTGACGACCCTGGTTGGTTACGAGCGTGAAGCGGTGCAGATAAACGAGATCACTCGGATCATCCCTGGGTTGCTCCAGACCGAGCAGTACGCACGGGCCATGATTTCCACTTCGGAGCGTTACGACCAAGATGACCTGGTGCGGATCCGGATGGAGCGGCAACAAGTATTGACCTGCTCGACCGCACCGTTCTACCTGGTGATTCTCGATGAATCTGCCTTGCAGAGACCGATTGCGGGCCACGAGGCGATGGCGAAGCAGATGGCACACCTGGCCACCATGGCGGAACTCTCAAATGTCGATGTTCGTGTCATCCCTAATTCGGCTGGTGTCTACCCCGGAATGTCTGCTCAGTTCACAGTGTTGGAGTTCGAGGACTCTGACCCCGTCGTCTACGTCGAGCTACTCGCGACGGCGACCTGGCTCGACAAGCCGAACGACACCGCTCCGTATGCGCCAGCGCTAAAGCGGTTGCGATCTCAGGCGATGTCTTCAGCTGAGTCCGTCAACCTCATGATCAGCTATCAGCGGTACCACGAAAGGAAGGCGGCGGAATGA
- a CDS encoding helix-turn-helix transcriptional regulator, which yields MENAGHPDLGNYLRRRRAMMTPPTRADGLRGSHRRVPGLRRQELAEVASISVEYYTRLEQGRAPRPSRDILAALARAFELTVAERDHLYRLAGELPPEPAEPSGAVRPGLLRLMAHLDSAVPVTVHDGRLDVVSTNAAATELLGAVIGSGDYGRNIVHRAFTSEVFAKFLDDEGMEQLWRVAAAELRAALSRYPDDPYLRGLFEDLLARSAAFRERWERGEVGAWRSAFKRIHHPTRGWLDFDTEMLHDPERDHWFMLYTLRPQESS from the coding sequence ATGGAGAACGCTGGCCACCCGGACCTCGGGAACTACCTCCGGCGGCGACGGGCGATGATGACCCCGCCGACCAGGGCGGATGGTCTTCGGGGTTCGCATCGCCGAGTGCCGGGACTACGCCGTCAGGAGTTGGCCGAGGTCGCGTCGATCTCCGTCGAGTACTACACCCGGCTCGAACAGGGCCGGGCCCCGCGCCCGTCCCGCGACATCCTCGCCGCGCTGGCCCGCGCTTTCGAACTCACCGTCGCGGAACGGGACCACCTGTACCGGCTCGCAGGTGAGCTGCCGCCCGAACCGGCCGAGCCCTCCGGCGCTGTCCGGCCGGGCCTGCTGCGCCTGATGGCGCACCTTGACTCGGCCGTTCCCGTGACGGTGCACGACGGCAGACTCGATGTGGTGTCCACCAACGCCGCCGCCACGGAACTCCTCGGCGCAGTCATTGGCAGCGGCGACTATGGCCGCAACATCGTCCACCGGGCCTTCACCTCGGAGGTCTTCGCGAAGTTCCTCGATGACGAGGGCATGGAGCAGTTGTGGCGGGTGGCGGCCGCCGAGCTGCGCGCGGCGCTGAGCCGGTATCCGGATGACCCCTATCTACGCGGGCTGTTCGAGGATCTGTTGGCGCGCAGCGCGGCCTTTCGCGAGCGGTGGGAACGCGGCGAGGTCGGCGCGTGGCGATCCGCGTTCAAACGCATCCACCACCCCACGCGGGGCTGGCTCGATTTCGACACCGAGATGCTGCACGACCCCGAGCGCGATCACTGGTTCATGCTGTACACGCTGCGGCCGCAGGAAAGCTCCTAG
- a CDS encoding methyltransferase domain-containing protein yields MTATTSAWHESAHRLAEEMAASGILRSPAWRDAVEAVPRHVFVPRFYVQQPDGQWTETSADDDGWFAAVYRNEPLVTELATTTKGNRVTVSSSTKPGLMVRMLEALDVQDGHRVLEVGTGTGYNAALLTHRLGADRVFSVDIGASLVDAARCRLDRLGLAPTLAVANGAEGLPAHAPFDRIIATCSLPSIPWAWAEQVREGGLVLVDLKPSTHAGNLVLLTRHADRFEGRFLPQWAGFMAMRNTDRAPEATGFVGEVNASRRSSTRLEPTPWSSLVPWFLAQTRFPGEVAFGYRGATSSGPEWAVFSTPDGSWSAVGMQADENGRRETRQGGPVPLWDAFDEIHATWDALGGPAWDRLGLTVTPDERHRIWLDEPEGSVGWDLLVQ; encoded by the coding sequence ATGACGGCGACGACGTCGGCGTGGCATGAATCAGCGCACCGGCTTGCCGAGGAGATGGCGGCGTCGGGGATATTGCGGTCGCCCGCGTGGCGGGACGCTGTCGAGGCGGTCCCGCGACATGTGTTCGTGCCACGGTTCTATGTTCAGCAACCAGACGGTCAGTGGACCGAGACGAGCGCGGACGATGACGGATGGTTCGCCGCTGTCTACCGCAACGAACCGCTGGTCACCGAGCTGGCGACCACCACGAAGGGCAATCGGGTCACCGTCTCGTCGTCGACCAAGCCCGGCCTCATGGTCCGGATGCTGGAGGCGCTCGATGTCCAGGATGGCCATCGGGTGCTCGAAGTCGGCACCGGGACCGGTTACAACGCCGCGCTGTTGACCCATCGGCTGGGCGCCGACCGGGTGTTCTCCGTCGATATCGGGGCATCGCTGGTCGATGCGGCCCGATGCAGGCTCGATCGATTGGGGTTGGCTCCGACTCTGGCCGTCGCGAACGGGGCCGAGGGCCTGCCCGCGCATGCTCCCTTCGATCGGATCATTGCGACGTGTTCGCTGCCGAGCATTCCTTGGGCGTGGGCCGAGCAGGTGCGAGAGGGCGGGCTCGTGTTGGTCGATCTGAAGCCGAGCACCCATGCAGGCAATCTCGTGTTGTTGACCCGACATGCCGATCGGTTCGAAGGGCGGTTCCTGCCGCAGTGGGCCGGGTTCATGGCGATGCGGAACACCGATCGCGCCCCGGAAGCCACGGGCTTCGTCGGGGAGGTGAACGCGAGCCGCCGATCCTCGACCCGCCTCGAACCGACACCGTGGTCGTCGCTGGTGCCGTGGTTCCTCGCGCAGACGCGGTTTCCCGGCGAGGTGGCCTTCGGGTATCGGGGTGCCACCAGTTCGGGGCCGGAGTGGGCTGTGTTCAGCACGCCCGACGGCTCCTGGTCCGCAGTCGGAATGCAGGCCGACGAGAACGGCAGGCGCGAGACCCGGCAGGGCGGTCCGGTGCCGCTCTGGGACGCCTTCGATGAAATTCACGCAACGTGGGACGCCCTCGGCGGGCCAGCCTGGGATCGTCTCGGTCTGACCGTCACCCCCGATGAGCGGCACCGGATCTGGCTCGATGAGCCGGAAGGCTCGGTGGGTTGGGACCTGCTGGTCCAGTAG
- a CDS encoding WXG100 family type VII secretion target → MSEGFDVDPEALRGTGDGLITLADDIHASVGELSGESSALGGLNQGFESSTLLIDAESQWQEAVETLSARTSAGGGLLKENADEYLRMDEEARGSFVLE, encoded by the coding sequence GTGTCCGAGGGTTTCGACGTGGATCCGGAAGCGTTACGTGGCACCGGAGATGGGCTGATCACGCTCGCGGATGACATCCACGCCTCGGTCGGGGAACTCAGCGGCGAGTCCTCGGCCTTGGGCGGTCTGAATCAGGGCTTCGAGTCCAGCACGCTGCTGATCGACGCCGAGTCGCAGTGGCAGGAGGCGGTCGAGACACTGAGCGCTCGGACCTCCGCGGGCGGCGGGCTGCTCAAGGAGAATGCCGACGAATACCTGCGCATGGACGAAGAAGCGCGCGGCTCATTCGTCTTGGAGTGA
- a CDS encoding Imm1 family immunity protein, which produces MTCTLHAMYKTNDDTPVVVRDQESLDKVIDEVFETYLDDNAIFIIVERPKVEPNDLPDHQLAIDLRLGCAVTAIYFIGETSSGEEGQWFSLNPHPIDDAPELCYDLHTGDRFPANAVITMDDFRRALHEFMDNGGVRPDCIDWQPFRDNPELTDSLSR; this is translated from the coding sequence ATGACCTGCACCCTCCATGCAATGTATAAAACCAACGACGACACGCCCGTGGTGGTTCGAGACCAGGAGTCCCTGGACAAGGTCATCGATGAGGTGTTTGAGACTTATCTGGATGATAATGCGATCTTCATTATTGTCGAACGCCCGAAAGTTGAACCTAATGATCTACCCGATCATCAACTGGCTATCGACCTTCGTTTGGGTTGTGCCGTCACGGCGATTTACTTCATCGGCGAGACATCATCCGGGGAGGAGGGTCAATGGTTCAGTCTGAACCCGCATCCGATCGATGATGCGCCGGAGCTTTGTTACGACCTGCACACCGGCGATAGGTTCCCCGCGAATGCCGTGATCACGATGGATGACTTTCGCCGTGCACTTCACGAGTTCATGGACAACGGCGGTGTCCGTCCTGATTGTATAGATTGGCAACCTTTCCGCGATAACCCCGAATTGACGGATTCGTTGTCCCGGTGA
- a CDS encoding DUF397 domain-containing protein — MKFPRFAGWHKATASHAEGGCVEVGDAPGLVGIRDTKNRDGGTLVVGRPEFDAFLSQLKANRLR, encoded by the coding sequence ATGAAGTTCCCTCGTTTCGCGGGTTGGCACAAGGCTACGGCGAGCCATGCAGAAGGCGGCTGCGTAGAGGTCGGCGACGCCCCGGGCTTAGTCGGCATCCGCGACACCAAGAACCGCGATGGCGGCACGCTCGTCGTCGGCCGCCCCGAGTTCGATGCGTTCCTGTCCCAGCTGAAGGCCAACCGGCTGCGCTGA
- a CDS encoding alpha/beta hydrolase, with the protein MVSFGDLRSAEPGRFEKAAENWSDHADRLSHHADDLDGKIDELEGWQGQAADAARAHFRRLHDQFTEAAGTMGQIPPILLELTDRTTTARDQLLEAIRQAEETGISVHPDGALSGPSRGPGHQGGRWDDHFAKAERLREELAAAIRASVTAATEADEAAKANLAELMPAVVGLSPQALGAGEPYPRESIPAPGTDPAEVKDWWDSLTATERESLIYGDADLVGSLDGVPIEARDRANRAILEEQLAVLTARRDQLEALGDLGSNQQAELDEIIGKIGGLNAVDERLRNPEPGEQDAYLVLIDSEGSGRAVVAAGNPDTADNVVTSVPGTGANLSGVHGLLDRSDLLVHASGLADKEATTAAVTWLGYDAPPDLVHAAGGSYAEGATSSLQRFQEGLRVTHEGSGSHNTILGHSYGSTAVGYAGRSGGGLDVDSMIFVGSPGVGVDHASELGIPPENVHSGLAQNDLIKVAAWAVHGPDPTSDDFGGQTFYTEAGTSGSWISGGLSGSAHSEYWDEGSDSLRNMGRIVVGDG; encoded by the coding sequence ATGGTCTCGTTCGGAGACTTGCGCAGTGCAGAACCGGGCCGTTTCGAGAAGGCCGCCGAGAACTGGTCCGATCACGCCGACCGACTCAGCCATCATGCGGATGATCTCGACGGCAAGATCGATGAGTTGGAAGGCTGGCAAGGGCAGGCCGCCGACGCGGCGCGGGCGCACTTCCGCCGGTTACACGATCAATTCACCGAGGCAGCCGGCACGATGGGACAGATCCCACCGATCCTGCTGGAGTTGACCGATAGAACCACGACCGCGCGGGACCAACTGTTGGAGGCGATCCGGCAGGCGGAGGAGACCGGAATCTCTGTCCATCCCGATGGGGCGCTTAGCGGTCCATCACGAGGACCAGGGCATCAGGGCGGGCGATGGGATGACCATTTCGCCAAGGCCGAACGGCTGAGGGAAGAGCTAGCGGCGGCGATCAGGGCTTCGGTCACGGCCGCGACCGAAGCAGACGAGGCGGCGAAGGCCAATCTTGCAGAACTGATGCCTGCTGTTGTCGGTCTGTCTCCCCAGGCTCTCGGTGCGGGCGAGCCGTACCCCCGTGAGTCGATTCCAGCGCCAGGCACCGACCCCGCCGAGGTCAAAGACTGGTGGGACTCGCTCACCGCAACGGAACGTGAGTCACTGATCTACGGCGACGCGGACCTGGTCGGCAGCCTGGACGGTGTGCCGATCGAAGCACGCGATCGGGCGAATCGAGCGATCTTGGAGGAGCAGCTAGCTGTGCTCACCGCCAGGCGTGATCAGCTGGAGGCGTTGGGGGACTTGGGTAGCAATCAACAGGCCGAACTTGACGAGATTATCGGGAAGATCGGCGGCTTGAACGCGGTAGACGAACGCCTGAGGAACCCTGAACCGGGAGAGCAGGATGCCTACCTGGTCCTCATCGATAGCGAGGGGAGTGGCCGGGCTGTTGTCGCGGCAGGTAACCCTGACACTGCGGATAACGTGGTGACCAGCGTGCCCGGAACAGGCGCCAATCTGTCAGGTGTCCATGGGCTGCTGGATCGCTCTGACCTGTTGGTGCATGCTTCCGGATTGGCCGACAAAGAAGCGACCACGGCTGCCGTAACTTGGCTCGGCTACGACGCCCCTCCCGATCTCGTTCATGCTGCGGGAGGATCGTACGCCGAAGGTGCTACCAGCAGCCTCCAGCGCTTCCAGGAAGGGCTGCGCGTCACACACGAAGGAAGCGGCTCGCACAATACGATTCTCGGCCACAGTTACGGATCTACTGCCGTGGGCTATGCGGGGCGATCAGGAGGAGGCTTGGACGTGGACAGCATGATATTCGTCGGAAGTCCAGGCGTCGGCGTAGACCATGCCAGCGAACTGGGCATACCTCCTGAGAACGTCCATTCAGGCTTAGCTCAAAACGATCTCATCAAAGTTGCTGCATGGGCGGTTCATGGGCCGGATCCAACGAGTGACGATTTCGGCGGCCAGACCTTCTACACCGAGGCTGGTACCAGTGGCTCCTGGATATCAGGCGGGCTCAGCGGATCGGCGCATTCCGAGTACTGGGATGAAGGTTCGGATTCTCTGCGGAACATGGGGCGAATCGTGGTCGGAGATGGCTGA
- a CDS encoding DUF397 domain-containing protein, producing the protein MNHNLTGWHKANASGGNGGCVEVGDAPGLVGIRDTKNRDGGTLVVGRPEFDAFLSQLKADRLR; encoded by the coding sequence ATGAACCACAACCTCACCGGATGGCACAAGGCGAACGCCAGCGGGGGCAACGGCGGCTGTGTAGAGGTCGGTGACGCCCCGGGCTTAGTCGGCATCCGCGACACCAAGAACCGCGATGGCGGCACGCTCGTCGTCGGCCGCCCCGAGTTCGATGCGTTCCTGTCCCAGTTGAAGGCCGACCGACTGCGCTGA
- the ilvA gene encoding threonine ammonia-lyase: MELVSVDRINTARKLLAGVVRETPLRPSRALRDRCDTEVFLKCENLQRTGSFKIRGAYNRIHNLSADQRRRGVVAASAGNHAQGVALAASLLDIPCTVFMPEQASLPKMSATKAYGAEVRLVGAVLEESLAAAKEFAAQTGAELIHPFDHEDVVAGQGTVGLEILEQLPDVRTIVVAAGGGGLVAGIAAAVKPVRPDVRIVAAQAESAAAWPASLAAGKPVRLTEMHTMADGIAVGEPGVVTFRHVAELVDDVITVSEESLSRALLLCLERAKLLVEPAGSAGVAALLDHPGSFEGPVAVVLSGGNIDPLLLLHVIQHGMTAGGRYLELTVRIPDRPGSLAALLTEVGQLGANVIDVKHSRISGALALGEVNVALNLETRGPDHRREVVQRLGAGHPILLSH; the protein is encoded by the coding sequence ATGGAGCTGGTCAGCGTCGATCGGATCAATACCGCCCGCAAGCTGTTGGCCGGGGTGGTGCGCGAGACCCCGCTGCGACCGTCACGGGCGCTGCGGGATCGGTGTGACACCGAGGTGTTTCTCAAATGCGAGAACCTCCAACGCACCGGCTCGTTCAAGATCCGAGGCGCCTACAACCGCATTCATAACCTGTCGGCCGACCAGCGTCGACGCGGGGTGGTGGCGGCCAGCGCGGGCAACCACGCTCAAGGAGTCGCACTCGCGGCGTCGCTGCTCGACATCCCCTGCACGGTGTTCATGCCGGAACAGGCGTCGTTGCCCAAGATGTCGGCCACCAAAGCCTACGGCGCCGAGGTTCGGTTGGTCGGAGCGGTACTCGAAGAAAGCTTGGCCGCTGCCAAGGAGTTCGCCGCGCAGACCGGTGCGGAACTGATCCACCCCTTCGACCACGAAGACGTCGTGGCAGGCCAGGGCACCGTGGGCCTGGAGATCCTCGAACAACTCCCCGATGTGCGCACCATCGTGGTCGCCGCGGGCGGCGGCGGACTGGTGGCGGGCATCGCCGCCGCCGTGAAACCGGTGCGCCCCGATGTCCGCATCGTCGCCGCCCAGGCGGAGAGCGCCGCTGCCTGGCCCGCGTCGCTGGCCGCAGGAAAGCCCGTCCGCCTCACCGAGATGCACACCATGGCCGACGGAATCGCGGTCGGCGAACCGGGAGTCGTCACCTTCCGCCACGTCGCCGAACTCGTCGACGACGTTATTACTGTCAGCGAGGAATCGCTGTCCCGCGCGCTCCTGCTGTGTCTGGAACGGGCGAAGCTCCTCGTGGAGCCCGCAGGCTCGGCGGGAGTGGCCGCGCTCCTCGACCACCCCGGCAGCTTCGAAGGTCCGGTCGCCGTGGTGCTCTCCGGCGGCAACATCGACCCGCTGCTTCTCCTGCACGTCATCCAACACGGCATGACCGCAGGCGGGCGGTACCTGGAACTCACCGTCCGCATCCCCGACCGGCCGGGTTCATTGGCCGCGCTGCTCACCGAGGTCGGCCAGTTGGGCGCCAACGTCATCGACGTCAAGCACTCCCGCATATCCGGCGCGCTGGCACTCGGCGAGGTCAACGTCGCACTGAACCTGGAGACCAGGGGACCCGACCACCGCCGCGAGGTCGTGCAGCGCCTCGGCGCGGGGCATCCGATTCTGCTCTCGCACTGA
- a CDS encoding SMP-30/gluconolactonase/LRE family protein yields MKATTVTTALTHHGEGPVWNPQRGVLHWVDMLAGAFLTSDPSFRDVTRTEVGEVAAVVRPATDGGLVVAVERGFAVIPPGSDEPQRLTEVWSDPSIRMNEGGCDPQGRFYVGSMAYGATPDRGKLFRLDPDGSVTVVLEPVTISNGLNWSLDGEIAYYIDTPTGRVDAFDFDATAGALRNRRPLVEIDSKHGSPDGMAIDAEGRLWVALWGGSAVHCYSPNGTLEEVVDVPVRQVTACAFGGDGLDTLYITTSRDGLSDPEAEAGALFSVTPGVTGVPVLPFAGSTARG; encoded by the coding sequence ATGAAGGCGACGACGGTCACCACAGCCCTTACCCATCACGGCGAGGGACCGGTGTGGAATCCGCAGCGTGGGGTCCTGCACTGGGTGGACATGCTGGCGGGCGCGTTCCTGACCAGCGATCCGAGTTTCCGTGATGTCACCAGGACCGAGGTGGGCGAGGTCGCCGCCGTGGTGCGCCCCGCGACCGATGGCGGGCTGGTGGTCGCCGTCGAACGCGGTTTCGCGGTCATCCCGCCGGGGTCGGACGAGCCGCAGCGGCTGACCGAGGTGTGGTCCGATCCGTCGATTCGGATGAACGAGGGCGGTTGCGATCCGCAGGGCAGGTTCTACGTCGGGTCGATGGCCTACGGCGCGACTCCCGACCGAGGTAAGCTCTTCCGGTTGGACCCGGACGGCTCGGTCACCGTGGTGTTGGAGCCGGTGACCATCTCCAACGGCCTGAACTGGAGCTTGGACGGCGAGATCGCCTACTACATCGACACCCCGACCGGCCGCGTCGATGCCTTTGACTTCGATGCGACGGCGGGAGCGCTGCGCAACCGGCGGCCCCTGGTCGAGATCGACTCGAAGCACGGTTCGCCGGACGGGATGGCGATCGACGCCGAGGGCAGGCTGTGGGTGGCGTTGTGGGGTGGATCGGCGGTGCACTGCTACTCGCCGAACGGCACCCTGGAAGAGGTCGTGGACGTGCCGGTCCGGCAGGTCACCGCCTGCGCCTTCGGCGGGGACGGGCTGGACACGCTCTACATCACCACCTCCCGCGACGGACTCAGCGATCCCGAGGCCGAGGCGGGTGCGCTGTTCTCGGTCACCCCGGGCGTCACGGGCGTGCCGGTGCTGCCGTTCGCGGGGAGTACCGCGCGGGGGTGA
- a CDS encoding DddA-like double-stranded DNA deaminase toxin: MAAYRELILGELLPPLTEAASGSASPELHTAVALLHEVAEDLARAWTRLEAAGHHAESYAQSVLGSDPAAPQAIIPTTDPATGAPAPRPSPKAPEQPASTTPARELTEQESADWAARQRVRLPPRVQGSKTTGRYRDASGEEYEIVSGADAECDRVNEHFRDHGPIPQSKLPNSLSRHVEIKTAYRMVEEGCSRADLVINHRMCARALYNCERIVPRILYVEQILIIHDPVKTHVIKGRRTR, from the coding sequence ATGGCCGCCTACCGGGAACTCATCCTGGGTGAACTACTGCCACCCTTGACCGAGGCTGCCTCAGGTTCCGCCAGTCCCGAACTGCACACCGCCGTCGCTCTCCTGCACGAAGTAGCCGAAGACTTGGCCCGAGCCTGGACACGGTTGGAAGCCGCCGGTCACCACGCCGAGTCCTATGCCCAATCCGTCCTCGGCTCGGACCCTGCCGCGCCGCAGGCCATCATCCCCACCACCGATCCCGCAACCGGCGCCCCTGCACCCCGACCGAGCCCGAAAGCCCCAGAACAGCCCGCATCGACGACCCCCGCCCGAGAACTCACCGAACAGGAGTCCGCCGATTGGGCTGCTCGGCAGAGGGTAAGGCTCCCGCCGCGTGTGCAAGGAAGCAAAACCACTGGTCGTTACCGTGATGCTAGCGGTGAGGAGTACGAGATCGTGAGCGGCGCAGACGCTGAGTGCGACCGAGTCAACGAGCACTTCCGCGATCATGGTCCGATTCCGCAGAGCAAGCTTCCCAACAGCCTTTCCAGGCACGTAGAGATAAAAACTGCATATAGGATGGTGGAGGAGGGCTGCTCTCGCGCCGACTTGGTGATTAACCATAGGATGTGTGCGCGAGCTTTGTATAATTGCGAGCGTATCGTTCCAAGGATATTGTATGTCGAACAGATTTTGATTATTCATGACCCAGTGAAGACGCATGTCATTAAGGGGCGGAGGACTCGATGA